The Malus domestica chromosome 13, GDT2T_hap1 genome includes a window with the following:
- the LOC103452983 gene encoding uncharacterized protein isoform X2 → MQVISNTRRLSRAFKSPICIKSADQFLSPDARVVEAPLTSLQWRNLGAGSSQTALFSGSTRGHLLPMEQHSTCAVMTLRAPFSSQASTIEEAVKELYDKMLQSVNIKRSMPPNAWLWSLIENCKKEGDIKLLFDILQNLRRFRLSNLRIHSDFNCNLCREVTKACVHVGALDYGKKALWKHNVYGLAPSIGSAHHLLLYAKERNDSKLMVEVMKLLKRNGLPLQPGTADIVFSICYNTDNWQLMSKYSKRFVKAGVKLRQTAFDLWMEFAAKIGDVESLWKAEKLRSELMKQHTVASGLSCAKGFLLERKPEEAASIIQVLNQILPDTKKSSIVVGLEKLVSEWPLEVIRRQKEEDRKALATSLISDIPTMVSSLSNTGLQVSINIDDLTSKEGILY, encoded by the exons ATGCAAGTGATCTCCAACACTCGCAGGCTCTCCAGAGCTTTCAAATCTCCCATTTGTATCAAATCCGCCGACCAATTTCTCTCTCCCGATGCCCGAGTCGTCGAAGCTCCTCTCACTTCTCTCCAATGGCGGAACCTCGGCGCCGGCTCTTCCCAAACGGCCTTGTTCTCTG GCAGTACTCGTGGTCATCTTTTGCCGATGGAACAACATTCAACTTGTGCAGTGATGACATTGAGAGCGCCCTTTTCTTCTCAAGCGAGTACCATCGAAG AGGCTGTGAAGGAGCTGTATGATAAAATGTTGCAGTCTGTTAATATAAAACGATCGATGCCCCCTAATGCTTGGTTATGGTCATTGATTGAAAATTGCAAAAAGGAAGGAGATATTAAGCTTCTATTTGACATCTTGCAGAACCTTCGAAGATTT AGACTGTCAAATCTTCGCATCCATTCCGATTTTAATTGCAATCTTTGCCGAGAGGTTACTAAGGCGTGTGTTCATGTGGGAGCTCTTGACTATG GAAAGAAGGCCTTGTGGAAACATAACGTGTATGGATTGGCTCCTAGCATCGGATCTGCGCACCATTTACTG TTGTATGCTAAAGAACGCAATGATTCTAAACTTATGGTGGAAgtaatgaaacttttgaagagGAATGGCCTACCATTGCAACCTGGTACAGCAGATATTGTTTTCAG CATTTGTTACAATACTGATAATTGGCAGTTGATGTCTAAGTACTCAAAAAGGTTTGTCAAAGCTGGAGTAAAGCTACGTCAAACTGCTTTTGATCTATGGATGGAATTTGCTGCTAAAATAG GAGATGTTGAATCATTGTGGAAAGCAGAGAAGCTAAGATCTGAATTGATGAAGCAGCATACTGTTGCAAGTGGACTTTCATGTGCTAAG GGTTTTCTGTTAGAACGTAAGCCCGAGGAAGCTGCTTCCATCATTCAAGTTCTAAATCAG ATTTTACCTGATACAAAGAAGTCCAGTATCGTGGTTGGGCTTGAAAAGTTAGTTAGTGAGTGGCCCTTAGAGGTTATTAGGCGCCAGAAGGAAGAGGACAGAAAG GCATTAGCTACATCTTTGATCTCTGATATCCCTACAATGGTTAGTTCCCTATCAAACACGGGCTTACAAGTGAGCATAAACATTGATGACCTAACCAGCAAAGAAGGTATTCTTTATTGA
- the LOC103452983 gene encoding uncharacterized protein isoform X1, with translation MQVISNTRRLSRAFKSPICIKSADQFLSPDARVVEAPLTSLQWRNLGAGSSQTALFSGSTRGHLLPMEQHSTCAVMTLRAPFSSQASTIEGGSTEAVKELYDKMLQSVNIKRSMPPNAWLWSLIENCKKEGDIKLLFDILQNLRRFRLSNLRIHSDFNCNLCREVTKACVHVGALDYGKKALWKHNVYGLAPSIGSAHHLLLYAKERNDSKLMVEVMKLLKRNGLPLQPGTADIVFSICYNTDNWQLMSKYSKRFVKAGVKLRQTAFDLWMEFAAKIGDVESLWKAEKLRSELMKQHTVASGLSCAKGFLLERKPEEAASIIQVLNQILPDTKKSSIVVGLEKLVSEWPLEVIRRQKEEDRKALATSLISDIPTMVSSLSNTGLQVSINIDDLTSKEGILY, from the exons ATGCAAGTGATCTCCAACACTCGCAGGCTCTCCAGAGCTTTCAAATCTCCCATTTGTATCAAATCCGCCGACCAATTTCTCTCTCCCGATGCCCGAGTCGTCGAAGCTCCTCTCACTTCTCTCCAATGGCGGAACCTCGGCGCCGGCTCTTCCCAAACGGCCTTGTTCTCTG GCAGTACTCGTGGTCATCTTTTGCCGATGGAACAACATTCAACTTGTGCAGTGATGACATTGAGAGCGCCCTTTTCTTCTCAAGCGAGTACCATCGAAGGTGGTTCCACAG AGGCTGTGAAGGAGCTGTATGATAAAATGTTGCAGTCTGTTAATATAAAACGATCGATGCCCCCTAATGCTTGGTTATGGTCATTGATTGAAAATTGCAAAAAGGAAGGAGATATTAAGCTTCTATTTGACATCTTGCAGAACCTTCGAAGATTT AGACTGTCAAATCTTCGCATCCATTCCGATTTTAATTGCAATCTTTGCCGAGAGGTTACTAAGGCGTGTGTTCATGTGGGAGCTCTTGACTATG GAAAGAAGGCCTTGTGGAAACATAACGTGTATGGATTGGCTCCTAGCATCGGATCTGCGCACCATTTACTG TTGTATGCTAAAGAACGCAATGATTCTAAACTTATGGTGGAAgtaatgaaacttttgaagagGAATGGCCTACCATTGCAACCTGGTACAGCAGATATTGTTTTCAG CATTTGTTACAATACTGATAATTGGCAGTTGATGTCTAAGTACTCAAAAAGGTTTGTCAAAGCTGGAGTAAAGCTACGTCAAACTGCTTTTGATCTATGGATGGAATTTGCTGCTAAAATAG GAGATGTTGAATCATTGTGGAAAGCAGAGAAGCTAAGATCTGAATTGATGAAGCAGCATACTGTTGCAAGTGGACTTTCATGTGCTAAG GGTTTTCTGTTAGAACGTAAGCCCGAGGAAGCTGCTTCCATCATTCAAGTTCTAAATCAG ATTTTACCTGATACAAAGAAGTCCAGTATCGTGGTTGGGCTTGAAAAGTTAGTTAGTGAGTGGCCCTTAGAGGTTATTAGGCGCCAGAAGGAAGAGGACAGAAAG GCATTAGCTACATCTTTGATCTCTGATATCCCTACAATGGTTAGTTCCCTATCAAACACGGGCTTACAAGTGAGCATAAACATTGATGACCTAACCAGCAAAGAAGGTATTCTTTATTGA
- the LOC103452982 gene encoding CASP-like protein 1E2 translates to MESQYIGSNSGMEQQKEVKIANQRGGGTRESILRILALVLTLTASIVLGVGKQTEIVSLKLIPTLPPIDVPATAKWHYLSAFVYLVAADAIACAYAAFSLVLSFANRGTKNKLGLVIIVLDLSMVALLFSAIGSAGAIGLMGYQGNTRVQWNKVCNVFGKFCHLVAASTALSFLGSLAFFFLVVLAVLGLSRRSM, encoded by the exons ATGGAGAGCCAGTACATTGGGAGCAATAGTGGGATGGAACAGCAGAAGGAAGTGAAGATAGCAAACCAAAGAGGAGGTGGGACACGTGAGTCGATTCTGAGGATTTTGGCCTTGGTGCTAACTCTTACGGCTTCTATTGTCCTTGGAGTCGGTAAGCAAACCGAAATTGTATCGTTGAAGCTCATCCCAACCTTGCCTCCTATTGATGTTCCTGCTACGGCTAAGTGGCATTACTTATCTGCTTTTGT GTACCTTGTGGCAGCAGACGCCATAGCATGCGCATATGCAGCATTTTCCCTAGTCCTTTCTTTTGCGAATCGGGGCACGAAGAATAAGTTAGGGCTGGTGATCATCGTGCTCGATCTGTCAATGGTGGCGTTGCTCTTTTCCGCCATTGGATCTGCCGGGGCAATTGGCCTAATGGGGTATCAAGGGAATACACGTGTGCAGTGGAACAAGGTCTGCAACGTTTTCGGAAAATTCTGCCACCTAGTCGCAGCCTCCACCGCCCTGTCCTTCCTTGGATCTCTGGCATTCTTCTTCCTAGTTGTGCTTGCTGTTCTAGGCCTTAGCAGGAGGTCTATGTAG